The Streptomyces sp. DH-12 genome has a window encoding:
- a CDS encoding nucleotide disphospho-sugar-binding domain-containing protein: MRVLFVTVPLASHVYPSVSLAHALQSAGHEVRLASKPGVEDLITGCGLHAVTVGIPADEDHLHEGQVPIDALALDPQDDESWRSVRRYLTPRIVSANFRAEDGRGRGGVVEDLVAYCRGWRPDLVLWDPAFPAAAIAARASGAEHGRLLWALDTVGHIRHRTREELGEGAALERDPLVAAMLPALERYGVDFGEDLLLGRWSLDPVPPGAQLPAPGHTYHPMRIVPYTGSAVEPEWLRTPPARPRVCLTYGASVRGYAPRFATVPLPVLMEAFAGMDIEVVATLNDEEIAEAGPIPANVRTVDYVPFTQLLPTCSAIVYQGGDGTFGCAAPQSLPQLINLSPKWGELAVAQYVESRGAGLVVDREGATAESVRDQLHRILTEPAFRKGAEEVCREITAMPTPHAVVPLLEELAKGPVRPSA; encoded by the coding sequence ATGCGCGTTCTCTTCGTCACCGTGCCGCTGGCGAGCCACGTCTACCCGAGCGTGTCCCTCGCCCACGCACTCCAGTCGGCCGGGCACGAGGTCCGCCTCGCCTCCAAACCCGGCGTCGAGGATCTCATCACCGGCTGCGGCCTGCACGCCGTCACGGTCGGCATACCCGCCGACGAGGACCACCTCCACGAGGGCCAGGTGCCGATCGACGCCCTCGCCCTCGACCCCCAGGACGACGAGAGCTGGCGCTCGGTACGCCGCTACCTGACCCCCCGCATCGTCTCCGCCAACTTCCGCGCCGAGGACGGCCGAGGACGCGGAGGCGTCGTCGAGGACCTCGTCGCGTACTGCCGCGGCTGGCGTCCCGACCTGGTCCTGTGGGACCCCGCCTTCCCCGCGGCCGCCATCGCGGCACGCGCGAGCGGCGCCGAACACGGCCGCCTCCTGTGGGCCCTCGACACCGTCGGCCACATCCGTCATCGGACCCGCGAGGAACTCGGCGAGGGCGCCGCCCTCGAACGGGACCCCCTGGTCGCCGCGATGCTCCCCGCCCTCGAACGCTACGGCGTCGACTTCGGCGAGGACCTCCTCCTGGGACGATGGAGCCTGGACCCGGTTCCCCCGGGCGCCCAGCTCCCCGCCCCCGGCCACACGTACCACCCGATGCGCATCGTCCCCTACACCGGCTCCGCCGTGGAGCCCGAATGGCTGCGCACCCCGCCCGCCCGCCCCCGCGTCTGCCTCACCTACGGCGCCTCCGTGCGCGGATACGCCCCCCGCTTCGCCACCGTGCCCCTCCCCGTCCTCATGGAGGCGTTCGCCGGCATGGACATCGAGGTCGTCGCCACCCTCAACGACGAGGAGATCGCGGAGGCGGGCCCCATCCCCGCCAACGTCAGGACCGTCGACTACGTCCCGTTCACCCAGCTCCTGCCCACCTGCTCGGCCATCGTCTACCAGGGCGGCGACGGCACCTTCGGCTGCGCCGCCCCCCAGAGCCTGCCCCAGCTGATCAACCTGTCCCCGAAGTGGGGCGAGCTCGCGGTCGCCCAGTACGTGGAGAGCAGGGGTGCGGGCCTCGTCGTCGACCGGGAAGGCGCCACCGCCGAGTCGGTCCGCGACCAGCTCCACCGCATCCTCACCGAGCCCGCCTTCCGCAAGGGCGCCGAGGAAGTGTGCCGCGAGATCACCGCCATGCCCACCCCGCACGCCGTCGTGCCCCTCCTCGAGGAACTGGCGAAGGGGCCCGTCCGGCCGAGCGCCTGA
- the rfbH gene encoding lipopolysaccharide biosynthesis protein RfbH: MTTLTTADTKALVLDAARRHHADQTRYQEFVPGVTEIWPSGAVLDADDRLALVEAALDLRIAAGESSRTFETRFARLHGRRKAHLTNSGSSANLLALTALTSPTLGDRRLRPGDEVITVAAGFPTTVNPIIQNGLVPVFVDLDLTTYNTTAGRVAEAIGPRTRAIMIAHALGNPFEAAEIAQLAEEHGLYLVEDNCDAVGTRYGGRLTGTFGDLSTVSFYPAHHLTMGEGGVVMTSRPQLARVVESLRDWGRDCWCEPGRNNTCFRRFDYQMGTLPHGYDHKYIFTHVGYNLKSTDLQAALGLSQLDKLDTFTAARRRNWQRLRDGLDGTPHLLLPEPTPGSEPSWFGFVLTVDPRAPFDRAALTDHLEHHKIGTRRLFAGNLTRHPAYAGRDYRVVGDLANSDIVTQQTFWIGVYPAITEEMTDYMVATVRDFVRRNT; encoded by the coding sequence ATGACCACCCTGACCACCGCCGACACCAAGGCGCTCGTTCTCGACGCCGCCCGCCGTCACCACGCCGACCAGACGCGGTACCAGGAATTCGTCCCCGGCGTCACCGAGATCTGGCCCTCCGGCGCCGTCCTCGACGCCGACGACCGGCTGGCACTCGTGGAGGCCGCCCTCGACCTGAGGATCGCCGCGGGCGAGAGCAGCCGCACCTTCGAAACCCGCTTCGCCCGCCTGCACGGCCGCCGCAAGGCCCACCTGACCAACTCCGGCTCCTCCGCCAACCTCCTCGCCCTCACCGCCCTCACCTCGCCCACCCTCGGCGACCGGCGCCTGCGCCCGGGCGACGAGGTCATCACCGTCGCCGCCGGCTTCCCCACCACCGTCAACCCGATCATCCAGAACGGCCTGGTCCCCGTCTTCGTCGACCTCGACCTCACCACGTACAACACCACCGCCGGCCGCGTCGCCGAGGCCATCGGCCCCCGAACCCGCGCCATCATGATCGCCCACGCCCTCGGCAACCCCTTCGAGGCGGCGGAGATCGCCCAGCTCGCCGAGGAGCACGGCCTCTACCTCGTCGAGGACAACTGCGACGCCGTCGGCACCCGCTACGGCGGCCGGCTCACCGGCACCTTCGGCGACCTCAGCACCGTCAGCTTCTACCCCGCCCACCACCTCACCATGGGCGAGGGCGGCGTCGTGATGACCTCGCGGCCGCAGCTCGCCCGCGTCGTCGAATCACTCCGCGACTGGGGCCGCGACTGCTGGTGCGAACCCGGCCGCAACAACACCTGCTTCCGCCGGTTCGACTACCAGATGGGGACCCTGCCCCACGGCTACGACCACAAGTACATCTTCACGCACGTGGGCTACAACCTGAAGTCCACCGACCTCCAGGCCGCCCTCGGCCTCTCCCAGCTGGACAAACTCGACACCTTCACCGCGGCGCGCCGCCGCAACTGGCAGCGCCTGCGCGACGGACTCGACGGCACCCCGCACCTCCTGCTCCCCGAACCCACCCCCGGCAGCGAGCCGAGCTGGTTCGGCTTCGTCCTCACCGTCGACCCCCGCGCCCCCTTCGACCGCGCCGCCCTCACCGACCACCTCGAACACCACAAGATCGGCACCCGCCGCCTCTTCGCGGGCAACCTCACCCGCCACCCCGCCTACGCGGGACGCGACTACCGCGTCGTCGGCGACCTCGCCAACAGCGACATCGTCACCCAGCAGACCTTCTGGATCGGCGTCTACCCCGCCATCACCGAAGAGATGACGGACTACATGGTCGCCACCGTGCGCGACTTCGTCCGGAGGAACACGTGA
- a CDS encoding Gfo/Idh/MocA family oxidoreductase yields the protein MTRRPAPLRIGVLGCAEIARRRMLPAFAACPDTHLTAVASRDPERARATAEPYGARPVHGYQDLLEQDDVDAVYVPLPAALHRTWVEAALRCGKHVLAEKPLTTDDRATARLLRLARDRGLALAENTMFVHHPQHTAVRELVDAGAIGELRSLRAEFSVPRFPAGDIRHQPGLGGGALWDTGVYPVRAALHLLGPQLQAVGAVLTEDPALGVDTHGAALLRTPSGTTAHLSFGLDHGYASVYELCGSRGRLTVDRAFTPPADHPPLLRIETREGRRDIRLDPFDQVAAAVAAFAEAAATGAPPDPATLRQAGLLAAVRALATPSDPTAVPTRRS from the coding sequence GTGACCCGCCGCCCCGCCCCGCTGCGGATCGGCGTCCTCGGCTGCGCGGAGATCGCCCGCCGCCGCATGCTCCCCGCCTTCGCCGCCTGCCCGGACACCCACCTCACCGCGGTCGCCAGCCGGGACCCGGAACGGGCCCGCGCCACCGCCGAGCCCTACGGCGCCCGGCCCGTCCACGGCTACCAGGACCTCCTCGAACAGGACGACGTCGACGCCGTCTACGTACCGCTGCCCGCCGCCCTCCACCGCACCTGGGTCGAAGCCGCCCTCCGCTGCGGCAAGCACGTCCTCGCGGAGAAGCCCCTCACCACCGACGACCGCGCCACCGCCCGGCTCCTGCGCCTCGCCCGCGACCGCGGACTGGCCCTCGCCGAGAACACCATGTTCGTCCACCACCCGCAGCACACCGCCGTACGCGAACTCGTCGACGCCGGCGCCATCGGCGAACTGCGTTCCCTGCGCGCCGAGTTCAGCGTCCCCCGCTTCCCCGCCGGAGACATCCGCCACCAGCCGGGACTGGGCGGCGGCGCGCTGTGGGACACGGGTGTCTACCCCGTCCGGGCCGCGCTCCACCTTCTGGGGCCGCAGCTGCAGGCCGTCGGCGCCGTCCTCACCGAGGACCCCGCACTCGGCGTCGACACCCACGGCGCCGCCCTCCTGCGCACCCCCTCGGGAACCACCGCCCACCTCTCCTTCGGCCTCGACCACGGCTACGCCTCGGTCTACGAACTCTGCGGCAGCCGGGGCCGCCTCACCGTCGACCGCGCCTTCACCCCGCCCGCCGACCATCCGCCCCTGCTGCGGATCGAGACCCGAGAGGGCCGCCGCGACATCCGGCTCGACCCCTTCGACCAGGTGGCCGCCGCCGTCGCCGCCTTCGCCGAGGCCGCCGCCACCGGCGCCCCGCCCGACCCGGCCACCCTGCGCCAGGCAGGCCTCCTCGCCGCCGTGCGCGCCCTCGCCACCCCCTCCGACCCGACCGCCGTCCCTACCCGCAGGAGCTGA
- a CDS encoding DegT/DnrJ/EryC1/StrS family aminotransferase has translation MFADNWPGHGPRTQRFEAEFARHIGADPDHVLFLNSCTSGLFLAVQILGLGPGDEVVLPSAAFVAAANAVAASGARPVFCDVDPRTSNATAAHVEQALTPRTKAVLVLHYGGSPGDVEAVARLCRGRGIPLIEDAACAVASRIGDTACGMFGDIAVWSFDSAKVLVTGDGGMLHARTPELARKARTLAYHGLRHDSGFAAARVSPRWWELELETFGRRVVGNDLTAAIGSVQLARLPANITRRTEIARRYDQMLAGTEEIQLPPALPAGHVSSHYFYWVQMPPEIRDDVAADLLAQGVYTTFRYPPLHKIPAYGATDTELPGTDQVNERTLLLPLHQSLDDTDVRTVAEALLEAVARRTA, from the coding sequence GTGTTCGCCGACAATTGGCCCGGTCACGGCCCGCGCACACAGAGATTCGAAGCGGAATTCGCGCGGCACATCGGCGCCGATCCCGACCACGTCCTCTTTCTGAATTCCTGTACGTCGGGACTCTTCCTCGCCGTCCAGATACTCGGGCTCGGCCCCGGGGACGAGGTGGTCCTCCCGTCGGCGGCCTTCGTCGCCGCCGCCAACGCCGTGGCCGCCTCCGGTGCCCGCCCCGTCTTCTGCGACGTCGACCCCCGCACCTCCAACGCCACCGCCGCCCACGTCGAGCAGGCCCTCACCCCCCGCACCAAGGCGGTCCTGGTGCTCCACTACGGCGGCAGCCCCGGCGACGTGGAGGCCGTCGCCCGCCTCTGCCGAGGCCGCGGCATCCCCCTGATCGAGGACGCCGCCTGCGCCGTCGCCTCCCGGATCGGCGACACCGCCTGCGGCATGTTCGGCGACATCGCGGTCTGGAGCTTCGACTCCGCCAAGGTGCTCGTCACCGGCGACGGCGGCATGCTCCACGCCCGCACCCCCGAGCTGGCACGCAAGGCCCGCACGCTCGCCTACCACGGCCTGCGCCACGACAGCGGATTCGCCGCCGCGCGCGTCTCCCCCCGATGGTGGGAGCTGGAACTGGAAACCTTCGGCCGCCGCGTGGTGGGCAACGACCTCACCGCCGCCATCGGCAGCGTCCAGCTCGCCAGACTCCCCGCGAACATCACACGCCGCACCGAGATCGCGCGCCGCTACGACCAGATGCTCGCCGGCACCGAGGAGATCCAGCTCCCCCCGGCCCTCCCGGCCGGACACGTCTCCAGCCACTACTTCTACTGGGTTCAGATGCCCCCGGAGATCCGCGACGACGTCGCAGCCGACCTCCTCGCCCAGGGCGTCTACACCACCTTCCGCTACCCGCCCCTGCACAAGATCCCCGCCTACGGCGCCACGGACACCGAACTCCCCGGCACCGACCAGGTCAACGAGCGCACTCTCCTGCTCCCCCTCCACCAGAGCCTGGACGACACCGACGTCCGCACCGTGGCCGAGGCCCTCCTCGAGGCGGTCGCGCGCCGGACCGCCTGA
- a CDS encoding DUF5302 domain-containing protein: MAETPSSNAEEKDARERFREALERKKNQTRSQQAHEEGRMKVKSMSGQTGRKRYFRRKTG; this comes from the coding sequence ATGGCGGAGACGCCGAGCAGCAACGCCGAGGAGAAGGACGCCCGGGAAAGGTTCCGCGAGGCGCTCGAGCGCAAGAAGAACCAGACGCGCTCCCAGCAGGCGCACGAGGAAGGCCGCATGAAGGTGAAGAGCATGAGCGGCCAGACGGGCAGGAAGCGGTACTTCCGGAGGAAGACCGGCTGA
- a CDS encoding NDP-hexose 2,3-dehydratase family protein: MTTAPPAPPRHDPGLAARLARSAAYTEEGAQMRTAEVPAWLAERRRAHRFSVERIPFADLDHWEFDPVTGNLGHRTGRFFTIEGLSVRGGAGPVPEWRQPIISQPEIGLLALLAREIDGVLHFLLQAKMEPGNPNLLQLSPTVQATRSNYTRAHRGAPVRHLEDVLGPDGTPGSGPGRRVLADVLQSEHGSWFHQKYNRNTLVETTHDVPAHPDFCWLTLGQLGRLLHHDNLVNMDTRTVLACAPVAHGHDPDRARHRDTELLSWLTGERARHEARATLVPLREVTGWHRGDRSIDHQAGRHFSVVAVSVEAGSREVGGWTQPLLAPVGTGVTAFLARRIDGIPHLLVQARAEGGIHGGIELGPTVQCTPGNYAHLPEDARPPFLDTVLGADPSRIRYQAVHSEEGGRFLGALSRCLVVDCTADDEATARAEQLPGYRWATPAQLTALARHGHYLNVQARTLLACLTTGAVRW, translated from the coding sequence GTGACCACCGCCCCGCCGGCCCCGCCCCGCCACGACCCCGGCCTCGCCGCCCGCCTCGCCCGCTCGGCCGCGTACACCGAGGAGGGCGCCCAGATGCGCACCGCCGAGGTCCCGGCCTGGCTCGCCGAGCGCCGCCGGGCCCACCGCTTCTCGGTCGAGCGCATCCCCTTCGCCGACCTCGACCACTGGGAGTTCGACCCGGTCACCGGCAACCTCGGCCACCGCACCGGCCGCTTCTTCACCATCGAGGGGCTGAGCGTACGCGGCGGGGCGGGCCCCGTCCCCGAGTGGCGGCAACCCATCATCAGCCAGCCCGAGATCGGCCTCCTCGCCCTCCTCGCCCGGGAGATCGACGGCGTACTCCACTTCCTCCTCCAGGCCAAGATGGAGCCGGGCAACCCCAATCTCCTCCAGCTCTCCCCGACCGTCCAGGCGACCCGCTCCAACTACACCCGCGCCCACCGCGGCGCCCCCGTACGGCACCTCGAAGACGTCCTCGGCCCCGACGGCACCCCCGGCTCCGGCCCCGGCCGCCGCGTCCTGGCCGACGTCCTCCAGTCCGAGCACGGCTCCTGGTTCCACCAGAAGTACAACCGCAACACCCTCGTCGAGACCACCCACGACGTCCCGGCCCACCCCGACTTCTGCTGGCTCACCCTCGGCCAGCTCGGACGCCTCCTCCACCACGACAACCTCGTCAACATGGACACCCGCACCGTCCTCGCCTGCGCCCCGGTCGCCCACGGCCACGACCCGGACCGCGCACGCCACCGGGACACCGAACTGCTGTCCTGGCTCACCGGCGAACGCGCCCGTCACGAGGCCCGCGCCACCCTCGTCCCCCTCCGGGAGGTGACCGGCTGGCACCGGGGCGACCGCTCCATCGACCACCAGGCCGGCCGCCACTTCTCCGTCGTCGCCGTCTCCGTCGAGGCGGGCAGCCGCGAGGTCGGCGGCTGGACCCAGCCCCTCCTCGCGCCCGTCGGCACCGGTGTCACCGCCTTCCTCGCCCGCCGCATCGACGGCATCCCCCACCTCCTCGTCCAGGCCAGGGCCGAAGGCGGCATCCACGGGGGGATCGAACTGGGCCCCACCGTCCAGTGCACCCCGGGCAACTACGCCCATCTCCCCGAGGACGCCCGCCCGCCGTTCCTCGACACCGTCCTCGGCGCCGACCCCTCCCGCATCCGCTACCAGGCTGTGCACTCCGAGGAAGGCGGCCGCTTCCTCGGCGCCCTCAGCCGCTGCCTCGTCGTCGACTGCACGGCGGACGACGAGGCGACCGCCCGCGCCGAACAGCTCCCCGGCTACCGCTGGGCCACCCCCGCCCAGCTCACCGCCCTCGCCCGGCACGGCCACTACCTCAACGTCCAGGCACGCACCCTCCTGGCCTGCCTCACCACCGGGGCGGTCCGCTGGTGA
- a CDS encoding TetR/AcrR family transcriptional regulator has product MTDPLDTTPDRRPGGRTARIRAQVLDAVRAELAEGGHEGLTMEGVATRAGVHRATVYRRWRDVGGLLVDVIDAAGEIDWQPPDTGSLRGDLTALNQEIQESLVVQPSLAVALMAASFHSEQAARAQTKVWTDRYAQCEILVERAIERGELPARHTDARSLLIAATAPLYHQLVLLRADPDPQLPERAAEAAVLAAAAGAFSVRREESV; this is encoded by the coding sequence ATGACAGACCCACTGGACACGACGCCGGACCGCCGTCCGGGCGGTCGCACCGCCCGCATCCGCGCCCAGGTTCTCGACGCGGTGCGCGCCGAACTCGCTGAAGGCGGTCACGAAGGACTCACGATGGAGGGCGTCGCGACGCGGGCCGGAGTGCACCGCGCCACGGTCTACCGGCGTTGGCGCGATGTCGGCGGCCTGCTCGTCGACGTCATCGACGCCGCCGGCGAGATCGACTGGCAGCCGCCGGACACCGGCTCCCTGCGCGGCGATCTGACGGCCCTCAACCAGGAGATCCAGGAATCCCTGGTCGTACAGCCGTCGCTCGCCGTCGCCCTGATGGCCGCCTCGTTCCACTCCGAACAGGCAGCGCGGGCCCAGACGAAGGTGTGGACGGACCGGTACGCCCAGTGCGAGATCCTCGTCGAGCGCGCCATCGAGCGCGGTGAACTCCCCGCACGGCACACGGACGCGCGGAGCCTGCTGATCGCCGCCACGGCGCCGCTCTACCACCAGCTGGTGCTCCTGCGTGCCGATCCGGACCCGCAACTCCCGGAACGGGCCGCGGAAGCGGCAGTCCTGGCGGCTGCCGCGGGCGCCTTCTCCGTCCGTCGGGAAGAGAGCGTGTGA
- a CDS encoding NAD(P)H-binding protein, producing MILVTGATGTVGREVVRRLPEGVRARLMTRGPATGVAKGPAGSVHETVIADYGDAGSLGRALVGVRTAFLVTSRVGGDDDARFLRAAREAGVERVVKLSAAAVLDPLADDLITRWQRANEELLRDSGMEWTLLRPRSFMSNALSWAASVRSERVVRALYGTSANACVDPRDIAEVAVRTLTEAGHAGRAHTLTGPAAVTPVEQTEQLGRVLEVPLRFEELSPERARAALRARHPEPVAEALLAGALRQRDGAKAEVVDTVRSVTGTPARPFRTWAQEHRGAFAG from the coding sequence ATGATCCTGGTGACCGGCGCGACGGGGACGGTGGGCCGCGAGGTCGTACGACGGTTGCCCGAGGGGGTGCGCGCGCGCCTGATGACCAGGGGCCCCGCGACGGGCGTCGCGAAGGGACCGGCGGGTTCGGTCCATGAGACCGTCATCGCCGACTACGGGGACGCCGGATCGCTCGGGCGGGCGCTGGTGGGCGTGCGGACGGCGTTCCTGGTGACCAGCCGGGTCGGCGGGGACGACGACGCGCGGTTTCTGCGGGCCGCCCGCGAGGCCGGGGTGGAGCGCGTGGTGAAGCTGTCGGCGGCTGCCGTGCTCGATCCGCTGGCCGACGACCTGATCACCCGTTGGCAGCGCGCCAACGAGGAGTTGCTGCGGGACAGCGGCATGGAGTGGACACTGTTGCGCCCGCGCTCCTTCATGAGCAACGCGCTGTCCTGGGCGGCGTCCGTCCGCTCGGAACGGGTGGTCAGGGCGCTGTACGGGACGTCGGCCAACGCCTGTGTCGATCCTCGTGACATCGCGGAGGTGGCCGTGCGGACGCTGACCGAGGCCGGGCACGCCGGCCGGGCGCACACGCTGACCGGGCCGGCGGCCGTCACCCCGGTCGAGCAGACGGAACAGCTCGGCCGGGTGCTCGAAGTCCCCCTGCGGTTCGAGGAGCTGAGCCCCGAGAGGGCGCGCGCGGCCCTGAGGGCACGCCATCCGGAGCCGGTGGCGGAGGCTCTCCTGGCCGGCGCCCTCCGGCAGCGGGACGGGGCGAAGGCCGAGGTCGTGGACACGGTGCGCTCGGTGACCGGCACACCGGCGCGGCCCTTCCGGACGTGGGCGCAGGAGCACCGGGGCGCGTTCGCGGGATGA